The Henckelia pumila isolate YLH828 chromosome 2, ASM3356847v2, whole genome shotgun sequence genome includes a window with the following:
- the LOC140882371 gene encoding zinc finger CCCH domain-containing protein 46-like has translation MDTSEATKVLMSRIQSLDPENATKIIGVILIQDEGERDIIRLAQSSDTILLSCVNQVKMFLGISASSNFSDASDAVRPKNPFSLGSPRISIPGDGFHLSNPSSPAGVFPRISPRPGSYASAMNGAYASGISSANSFSGSSSLSLYGDEFGEELFGNGGGGVQVHQNVYDQNDSMADRRISPNGRSDALILPYSEDFNSSIASPHTNPFHRRSSSVNDASSFLANLEEGGAGSGFGWTPCMYFARGFCKNGSSCKFLHSASGGADAVDVGSPCRNFSGVDEFLRMKALQQQRFALMAAAGGRSPYGCNKRANFLNEIQRSAAAALLMGDNFQKINRYPPERNDPFSMGLSSGENFSSRQIYLTFPADSTFKEEDVSAYFRTFGPVQDVRIPYQQKRMFGFVTFAFPETVKLILAKGNPHFVCDSRVLVKPYKEKGTIPDKKHQNIELGEYAASLNPMELDLREHLDVPFGPRMLLNSRETMLRRKIEKEAELQHAVELQGRRMMNLRLMDLKNQPQMDNFFPVSSPRRSQLINQNILVSSNAIDQEVPRDDDGSQEASSSQAVAADDWKLTGGTKLAINNDLEGANNQERVDEDETDISQSIEYSLPDNLFASPTKFTSENRPVHFPASDESSDFTSPP, from the exons ATGGATACATCCGAGGCTACCAAGGTTTTGATGTCGAGAATTCAGAGTTTGGATCCGGAAAATGCTACTAAAATCATCGGTGTTATTCTGATACAAGACGAAGGGGAGAGGGATATAATAAGATTGGCCCAGAGTTCTGATACCATCTTGTTATCTTGTGTTAATCAAGTGAAGATGTTTTTGGGAATTAGTGCAAGTAGTAATTTTTCCGACGCTTCGGATGCCGTGAGGCCGAAGAACCCATTTTCGCTTGGTTCCCCAAGAATCTCGATACCAGGCGACGGGTTCCATTTGAGCAACCCTTCTTCGCCGGCGGGTGTTTTTCCAAGGATTAGCCCAAGGCCTGGCTCTTATGCTTCTGCAATGAATGGCGCTTACGCTAGTGGTATTAGCAGTGCTAATAGTTTTTCGGGTTCGTCGAGTTTGTCTTTGTATGGAGATGAGTTTGGTGAAGAATTGTTCGGCAACGGTGGTGGGGGAGTGCAGGTGCACCAGAATGTTTACGATCAGAATGATTCCATGGCTGATAGGAGAATCAGCCCGAATGGAAGGAGTGATGCTCTGATTCTACCTTATTCCGAGGATTTTAACAGCAGTATTGCTTCCCCTCACACCAACCCATTTCACCGAAGGAGTAGTTCTGTGAATGATGCTTCTTCATTTCTTGCTAATCTCGAGGAAGGAGGCGCTGGAAGTGGGTTTGGGTGGACTCCTTGCATGTACTTTGCAAGGGGGTTTTGCAAGAATGGTAGTTCTTGCAAGTTCTTGCACAGTGCCAGTGGTGGTGCAGATGCTGTTGATGTAGGGTCTCCATGCAGGAATTTTTCGGGGGTTGATGAGTTTTTGAGAATGAAGGCTCTTCAGCAGCAGAGGTTCGCTCTCATGGCGGCTGCCGGAGGTCGCTCTCCTTATGGATGCAACAAGCGTGCGAACTTTCTGAATGAAATTCAGAG GTCGGCTGCTGCTGCTCTGCTGATGGGAGATAATTTCCAAAAAATTAACCGGTATCCACCTGAGAGGAATGACCCTTTTTCAATGGGACTCAGTTCTGGTGAAAATTTTAGTTCCCGACAGATTTACTTGACATTTCCTGCTGACAGTACGTTTAAGGAGGAGGATGTATCTGCTTACTTTCG TACTTTTGGGCCGGTGCAAGATGTTAGGATACCGTATCAGCAAAAACGAATGTTTGGTTTTGTCACTTTCGCCTTCCCCGAGACTGTGAAGCTCATTTTGGCAAAAGGAAATCCTCATTTTGTTTGCGATTCTCGTGTTCTTGTCAAACCTTACAAAGAGAAAGGAACTATCCCTGACAA GAAACATCAGAACATTGAGTTAGGGGAATATGCTGCTTCCCTAAACCCCATGGAACTTGATTTGAGAGAGCACCTCGATGTCCCTTTTG GACCGAGGATGTTGCTCAATTCACGAGAGACGATGCTGAGAAGAAAAATTGAGAAGGAAGCTGAATTACAGCATGCTGTGGAACTCCAAGGAAGAAGGATGATGAATTTACGCCTAATGGACCTGAAAAATCAGCCTCAAATGGATAATTTTTTTCCAGTTTCCTCTCCAAGACGGTCCCAGTTGATAAATCAGAACATCCTTGTTTCTTCTAATGCAATTGATCAGGAGGTTCCCAGAG ATGATGATGGTAGCCAAGAAGCATCTAGTTCTCAAGCCGTTGCTGCTGATGATTGGAAGTTGACTGGAGGAACTAAATTGGCAATTAACAATGATCTTGAAGGTGCCAATAACCAAGAACGTGTGGACGAAGATGAAACTGATATATCTCAAAG CATCGAGTACAGTCTTCCTGATAACTTGTTTGCTTCGCCTACAAAATTCACTTCAGAAAACCGACCAGTTCACTTCCCAGCTTCTGATGAATCCTCCGACTTTACCTCTCCACCATAG
- the LOC140880146 gene encoding hexokinase-3-like, translating to MGKVGVGLAAGCAVAACVVAAVMVGRRVRRRMGWRRVLRVVEELEEGCATPVGRLRQVVDAMAVEMHAGLASEGGSKLKMLLTYVHDLPTGNEKGTFYALHLGGTNFRVLRVQLGGQRSAIIGHDVDRQPIPEPLMTSTSEELFDFIATSLKVFVGKGDNVSELSKMGKRELGFTFSFPVKQISFSSGLLIKWTKGFAIEDTIGRDVSQCLQHALSRKGLDIQVTALINDTVGTLAVGHYHDEDTLVAVIIGTGTNACYLERADAIIKCQGVLTASRDMVVNVEWGNFWSSHLPRTSYDIDLDAESPNPNDQGFEKMISGMYLGDVVRRVILRMSQEFDVFGPGSSKLHVPFILRTPLMAAMHEDESPDLREVARVLKDVLEIPDVPLNIRKLIVKVCDIVTCRAARLAAAGIVGILKKIGRDGSGGVTSGKVRPKVGSIKMKRTVVAIEGGLYTNYTLFREYLNEAMAQILGEDVAPYVIIKVTEDGSGIGAALLAASHSASSVEDTVL from the exons atggGGAAAGTGGGGGTGGGGTTGGCGGCGGGGTGTGCAGTGGCAGCGTGTGTAGTGGCGGCGGTGATGGTGGGGAGGAGGGTGAGGAGGAGGATGGGATGGAGGAGGGTTCTGAGGGTGGTGGAGGAGCTGGAGGAGGGCTGTGCCACCCCGGTGGGGAGGCTGCGCCAGGTTGTGGATGCAATGGCGGTTGAGATGCACGCGGGGCTTGCTTCAGAGGGAGGTTCGAAGCTCAAGATGCTCCTCACTTACGTTCATGATCTTCCCACTGG GAATGAGAAAGGGACCTTTTATGCTCTACATCTTGGTGGTACCAACTTTCGAGTCTTGCGGGTTCAGCTAGGAGGCCAAAGGTCTGCTATTATTGGACACGACGTAGATCGACAACCCATTCCTGAGCCTTTGATGACTAGTACAAGTGAG GAGCTTTTTGATTTCATAGCCACGTCATTGAAGGTTTTTGTTGGAAAGGGAGATAACGTTTCTGAGCTTTCAAAAATGGGAAAGAGGGAACTGGGCTTCACATTTTCATTTCCAGTGAAACAAATTTCTTTTTCGTCAGGACTTCTAATCAAATGGACGAAAGGATTCGCTATAGAAGACACG ATTGGAAGAGATGTTTCCCAGTGCCTACAGCATGCATTGTCTCGGAAAGGACTGGATATTCAAGTGACTGCACTT ATAAATGATACCGTAGGGACCTTGGCTGTgggtcattaccatgatgaggACACATTGGTCGCCGTGATTATCGGGACAGGTACCAATGCCTGTTATTTAGAAAGAGCAGATGCAATAATCAAGTGTCAAGGCGTCCTTACTGCTTCAAGAGACATG GTGGTCAACGTAGAATGGGGTAATTTTTGGTCATCACATTTGCCTAGAACATCATATGATATTGACTTGGATGCTGAGAGTCCTAACCCAAATGATCAG GGTTTTGAGAAAATGATATCAGGAATGTACCTAGGAGATGTTGTACGCAGAGTGATTCTACGGATGTCTCAGGAGTTTGATGTGTTTGGACCTGGTTCTTCGAAATTACACGTGCCCTTCATCTTGAG GACTCCATTAATGGCTGCCATGCACGAGGATGAATCCCCTGATTTAAGGGAGGTAGCCAGAGTCTTAAAAGACGTTTTGGAG ATCCCTGATGTTCCCCTTAATATTCGCAAGCTTATTGTAAAGGTATGCGATATAGTGACCTGCAGAGCAGCCAGATTGGCAGCAGCAGGAATTGTGGGAATACTGAAAAAGATTGGCCGCGATGGGAGTGGTGGAGTCACTAGTGGGAAAGTCAGACCCAAAGTGGGAAGCATCAAGATGAAAAGAACGGTGGTGGCGATTGAGGGGGGTTTATATACGAACTATACATTGTTCAGAGAGTATTTAAACGAGGCAATGGCACAAATATTAGGTGAGGATGTGGCTCCTTATGTCATAATTAAAGTGACTGAAGATGGATCAGGTATTGGTGCTGCCCTTTTAGCTGCATCTCATTCAGCATCCTCTGTTGAGGATACCGTTCTATAG
- the LOC140884413 gene encoding uncharacterized protein, which yields MSPQFEPKIGHQDSRRISATSAIYLRSSSMATENKSKPNSHPNKINKKRKHYLPHNRPVKKGAHPLCPGVQGFFITCDGGREHQASNEAINVIDSFYEEVVEGIESKVEKLKPSVNPLNKVTKFSYSDSSSSDDEGDDENKDPEDDGQGDGDELQKNNVDEPVTAVNVDLRDEPGPQNEDDASLEKKTQEIEEKPEDHLNQEAEAVVPPVKKQCVRTGTAESGNGSSLKVEKKSIDQLIEAELAELADKGKRLFTKLDPGCNGVAFIQMRKRDGDPSPKDIIQHMMTSLASTRKHMSRFLLRVLPIEITCYASDEEIRRAIKPLVEKYFPEETQTPLKFAVLYEARANTGIDRAKIIGAVAKSVPPPHKVDLGSPNLSIVVQIVKTVCLIGVAERYKELAKYNVRQLTSETT from the exons ATGAGCCCACAGTTCGAGCCCAAAataggccatcaagattcaagaCGTATCTCGGCAACCTCTGCAATTTACCTTCGCAGCTCTTCAATGGCGACTGAGAATAAATCGAAGCCAAACAGCCACCCCAACAAAATTAACAAGAAAAGAAAGCACTACCTCCCTCACAAT AGGCCAGTGAAGAAGGGCGCTCACCCTTTATGCCCAGGAGTTCAGGGTTTCTTCATAACGTGTGATGGTGGGAGGGAACACCAAGCCTCGAATGAAGCCATCAATGTTATTGACTCT TTCTATGAAGAGGTTGTGGAGGGGATTGAGTCAAAAGTTGAGAAACTGAAACCATCAGTTAACCCTTTGAACAAAGTAACCAAATTCTCATACTCTGATTCTTCCAGTAGTGACGATGAAGGTGATGATGAGAATAAAGACCCAGAAGATGATGGTCAAGGGGATGGAGATGAATTGCAGAAAAATAATGTAGATGAACCTGTCACTGCAGTAAACGTTGATTTGAGAGATGAGCCAGGACCTCAGAATGAAGATGATGCATCTTTAGAGAAGAAAACACAAGAAATCGAAGAGAAGCCTGAGGATCACCTCAATCAAGAGGCTGAAGCTGTGGTGCCTCCTGTTAAGAAACAATGTGTGCGAACAGGTACAGCTGAATCTGGAAATGGCTCATCTCTCAAGGTAGAAAAAAAATCTATTGATCAGCTAATTGAAGCTGAGCTAGCGGAGTTGGCTGACAAAGGCAAG AGGCTTTTTACCAAACTAGACCCCGGTTGTAATGGCGTTGCCTTCATACAAATGCGCAAGAGAGATGGAGATCCTAGTCCGAAAGATATCATTCAACACATGATGACGTCTCTTGCATCCACCAGGAAACATATGTCAAG ATTTTTGTTAAGAGTACTTCCTATAGAAATTACATGCTATGCATCAGATGAAGAAATCAGAAGAGCTATCAAACCTCTGGTCGAAAAGTATTTTCCAGAAGAAACTCAGACCCCACTTAAG TTTGCAGTTCTCTATGAAGCTCGCGCAAACACTGGCATTGATCGAGCTAAAATTATAGGTGCAGTTGCCAAATCTGTCCCACCACCGCATAAAGTCGATCTTGGCAGCCCCAACTTGAGTATAGTGGTCCAAATTGTCAAG ACTGTATGTTTAATCGGGGTTGCCGAAAGGTACAAGGAACTGGCCAAGTACAACGTGAGGCAGCtcacatcagagacaacatag